One genomic window of Pseudomonadota bacterium includes the following:
- a CDS encoding NAD-dependent epimerase/dehydratase family protein, which yields MTTETIVVSGGAGFIGSHLSDTFIAAGHRVIVIDDLSSGLREQVHPAAELHVLDVRSAEAARVIEQSAATVLCHQAAQIDVRASVADPRRDAEINILGLLNLVEAGRRGRLSRVVFASSGGTVYGEQLRFPADEDHPTRPISPYGVSKLACEHYLGYYQATHGIDVTCLRYANVYGPRQQAHGEAGVVAIFLGRLLRDEAPLVYGDGEQTRDYVYVGDVAAANLRALTARGFGVFNVGTGLETSVNALLEGLRAIVGGPPGRPAEARAGEQRRSAITAARLERALGWRPQTALAEGLRATAAWFRQ from the coding sequence TTGACCACAGAGACCATCGTCGTCAGCGGCGGTGCCGGGTTCATCGGCAGCCACCTCAGCGATACGTTCATCGCCGCCGGGCATCGCGTGATCGTGATCGATGACCTCTCGAGCGGCCTGCGGGAGCAAGTTCATCCCGCGGCCGAGCTGCACGTGCTCGATGTGCGCAGCGCCGAGGCGGCGCGCGTGATCGAGCAATCGGCGGCCACCGTGCTCTGCCACCAGGCGGCGCAGATCGACGTGCGCGCCTCCGTCGCCGATCCGCGCCGCGACGCGGAGATCAATATCCTCGGCCTGCTCAACCTGGTCGAGGCCGGGCGCCGCGGACGCCTCTCGCGCGTGGTCTTCGCCTCGAGCGGCGGCACAGTCTATGGCGAACAGCTGCGCTTCCCCGCGGATGAGGACCATCCGACGCGCCCCATCTCCCCCTACGGCGTGAGCAAGCTCGCCTGCGAGCACTACCTCGGCTACTACCAGGCCACACATGGGATCGACGTCACCTGCCTGCGCTACGCCAATGTCTACGGCCCCCGACAGCAGGCCCATGGTGAAGCAGGCGTCGTCGCGATCTTCCTCGGGCGGCTGCTCCGCGACGAGGCGCCGTTGGTCTACGGCGACGGCGAGCAGACCCGCGATTACGTCTACGTTGGCGACGTCGCGGCCGCCAACCTCCGCGCGCTGACCGCGCGTGGCTTCGGCGTGTTCAACGTGGGCACGGGCCTCGAGACCTCCGTCAACGCGCTGCTCGAGGGCCTGCGCGCGATCGTCGGCGGCCCGCCCGGCAGGCCTGCCGAGGCGCGCGCCGGCGAGCAGCGCCGCAGCGCGATCACGGCGGCACGACTCGAGCGCGCGCTCGGCTGGCGCCCGCAGACCGCGCTGGCCGAGGGCTTGCGCGCGACGGCGGCTTGGTTTCGGCAGTGA
- a CDS encoding ABC transporter permease: protein MAWVAIARRELAGYYRTPLGWTLLTAFLLVQGYTFYLFVELMAQPFAPHGTPLRLFFGGTLLYWLFVILLVALTTMRLFAEERRIATLEGLLTAPVRPLAIVVGKYAAATIFYATLWLPTVLYVLIAAWLAERGAFDWGSVAAGYLGTLAIGATALAVGALCSALTAQPLLAALLCSALLVLWVLLGPLRGFVSDPALAALLERADVLAQLDDFARGLVDSRHLLLDASVITCCLSAATGYLGLRRRP from the coding sequence ATGGCGTGGGTCGCGATCGCCCGTCGTGAGCTGGCAGGCTACTACCGTACGCCGCTCGGTTGGACGCTGCTGACGGCGTTTCTGCTGGTTCAGGGCTACACCTTCTACCTCTTCGTCGAGCTGATGGCGCAGCCCTTTGCGCCGCACGGCACCCCGCTGCGGCTCTTCTTCGGTGGGACGCTTCTCTATTGGCTCTTCGTGATTCTCCTGGTGGCGCTGACGACGATGCGGCTCTTCGCGGAGGAGCGCCGCATCGCGACGCTCGAGGGCCTGCTGACGGCGCCCGTGCGACCGCTGGCGATCGTCGTCGGCAAGTACGCCGCGGCCACGATCTTCTACGCGACGCTCTGGCTGCCCACGGTGCTCTACGTGCTGATCGCTGCCTGGCTGGCGGAGCGCGGCGCCTTCGACTGGGGGTCGGTCGCGGCCGGTTATCTGGGGACCTTGGCGATCGGGGCGACGGCGCTCGCGGTCGGCGCGCTCTGCTCCGCACTGACGGCGCAGCCGCTGCTCGCGGCTCTGCTCTGCAGCGCCTTGCTCGTCCTCTGGGTGCTGCTCGGTCCGCTGCGCGGCTTCGTCAGCGATCCGGCGCTGGCGGCGCTGCTCGAGCGGGCCGATGTGCTGGCGCAGCTCGACGACTTCGCGCGTGGACTCGTGGACAGTCGGCACCTGCTGCTGGATGCGAGCGTGATCACCTGCTGCCTCAGCGCTGCGACGGGCTACCTCGGCCTGCGGCGTCGGCCCTAG
- a CDS encoding DUF4340 domain-containing protein, translating to MRARTLLWLALCALGLASYVLIVERQKPSTDAQARRRNRLLPEFDRARLVGLRFVAAGRPVLALERRGEREWWISQPVRAPVDAAAMARLLATLELTEVLQPLAAGVSRAQRGLDPPRLRLTLLQRGGSPQTLAVGGADASDLGVYVALGDELRVVERSFAESVELEADALRERELVPWTAGDVESVEVLAGAGPRLRLRRSGRGFSVAAGEAAALRADPLAAERLIGALAALRVDRFSARPAGPAAWRVKVGAADRLVELELGVSCAGEAGRAWVGRRLGGALSGGCVDAEALQPLTLRAEQLVDTALLRSEEPELEGIVVRRPGKTLTLVRDGATWRVGAGGPPAEADALREWLAALGGWRGEVEAMADETRLRARVDGSVATLRFERARAAEAEVLRFGAPDARGRLAVRRGDEAAILWLPGAAAELLSDATLDLRERVALRVPREQLQRVVVAGPALREAIARGDAGWRVLTPEPGDVDRALVAALLDRLETLRIARWLPAWPRSAQLLAEVAFWGQAAIDAGPAPRPLAELLLARDADGRCLGRRAGISPFVLDEADCRLLLASKRERPGREDEAPGAP from the coding sequence ATGCGCGCGCGCACCTTGCTTTGGTTGGCGCTCTGCGCGCTCGGGCTCGCCAGCTACGTGCTGATCGTCGAGCGCCAAAAGCCGTCGACCGACGCGCAGGCGCGGCGGCGCAATCGCCTGCTCCCGGAGTTTGACCGGGCGCGGCTGGTTGGGCTGCGCTTCGTCGCGGCGGGACGTCCCGTGCTCGCGCTGGAGCGGCGCGGAGAGCGGGAGTGGTGGATCTCGCAACCGGTGCGCGCACCGGTCGATGCGGCGGCGATGGCGCGCCTGCTCGCGACGCTCGAGCTAACGGAGGTGTTGCAGCCGCTCGCCGCCGGCGTCTCGCGGGCGCAGCGCGGGCTCGACCCGCCGCGCCTGCGCCTGACCCTGCTGCAGCGCGGTGGGTCGCCACAGACCCTGGCGGTGGGCGGCGCCGATGCCTCAGACCTGGGCGTCTATGTGGCGCTCGGTGACGAGCTGAGGGTGGTGGAGCGCAGCTTCGCGGAGAGCGTGGAGCTGGAGGCCGATGCCCTGCGCGAGCGCGAGCTGGTGCCGTGGACGGCCGGGGACGTCGAGTCGGTGGAGGTGCTGGCGGGCGCGGGACCGCGGTTGCGACTGCGGCGGAGCGGGCGCGGCTTCAGCGTGGCGGCCGGTGAGGCGGCGGCGCTGCGTGCCGATCCCCTGGCGGCAGAGCGGCTGATCGGCGCGCTGGCGGCGCTGCGCGTCGATCGCTTCTCCGCGCGACCGGCTGGACCGGCGGCGTGGCGGGTGAAGGTCGGCGCGGCGGATCGTCTCGTCGAGCTCGAGCTCGGTGTGAGCTGCGCCGGCGAGGCCGGACGGGCCTGGGTGGGGCGGCGTCTGGGCGGGGCGTTGAGCGGCGGCTGCGTCGACGCTGAGGCCCTGCAGCCGCTCACGCTGCGGGCCGAGCAACTCGTCGACACGGCGCTGCTGCGCAGCGAGGAACCCGAGCTGGAAGGGATTGTTGTCCGCCGTCCCGGCAAGACGCTGACCTTGGTGCGTGACGGCGCGACCTGGCGCGTTGGCGCGGGAGGGCCGCCCGCGGAGGCGGACGCGCTGCGCGAGTGGCTCGCGGCGCTCGGCGGCTGGCGCGGCGAGGTCGAAGCGATGGCCGACGAAACCCGGCTGCGGGCCAGGGTGGACGGGTCGGTCGCCACGCTGCGTTTCGAGCGGGCACGCGCCGCGGAGGCGGAGGTCTTGCGCTTCGGCGCGCCCGATGCGCGCGGGCGATTGGCTGTGCGACGCGGCGACGAGGCGGCCATCCTTTGGCTGCCAGGGGCGGCTGCCGAGCTGTTGAGCGACGCGACCCTCGACCTGCGTGAGCGGGTCGCCCTGCGCGTACCACGCGAGCAGCTGCAACGGGTCGTGGTCGCCGGACCGGCCCTGCGCGAGGCGATTGCGCGCGGCGACGCGGGCTGGCGGGTGCTCACGCCCGAGCCTGGCGACGTCGATCGCGCCTTGGTGGCCGCGCTCCTCGATCGGCTCGAGACCCTGCGCATCGCGCGCTGGTTGCCAGCCTGGCCCCGCTCGGCGCAGCTGCTCGCGGAGGTGGCGTTCTGGGGTCAGGCAGCGATAGACGCCGGCCCGGCGCCGCGACCCTTGGCCGAGCTGCTGCTCGCGCGGGACGCCGACGGTCGCTGTCTCGGTCGGCGCGCGGGTATCTCGCCCTTCGTCCTCGACGAGGCCGACTGCCGATTGCTGCTGGCGAGCAAGCGCGAGCGCCCGGGGCGTGAGGACGAGGCGCCAGGCGCGCCCTAG
- a CDS encoding GAF domain-containing sensor histidine kinase has protein sequence MSIDQVLQRERNKLRAIQEIARAIGSTLELDPLLHLIVATTTALMEAERSTLYLVDADAGQLWTRVVEGGDLREIRLVLGEGIAGWVAKTGVVVNIPDAYADERFSPAVDRRSGYHTRSILCVPLRDQQGATIGVIQVLNKRRGVFDREDEELLLALGAQAALALENSRLYASVLSQNEALRRTQQALERRMSELALLLEVQQQLAAATSLDELLLGLLTLTERRLRVEAAGILLRLPAGDRLYCSATPPTGGAPVLLGAPVAQAEGLAGWVAEHRQALSIDDATAEGRFVSEVAQRRALRPQSVLCVPLRGQEEAVGALELVNRQDGAVFDAADLQVVTLIAGRVAPAIELARYREQRLREERLVGVGHLLAGVLHDLRTPMTVISGFAQLMVDADQPTRAAYAENILSQFEVMAAMIREVLCFARGESQLLVRKVYLRKFMREIEEHLRHELAERPIALQFDLAYQGTAHFDENKLRRALHNLARNAVQAMPQGGRLTLAVAASEGQLLLSCSDTGLGVPEEVRDRLFEAFATAGKVDGSGLGLAIVKRIVDEHGGTVRCDSRAGEGTTFTIALPLRGARPTGG, from the coding sequence ATGAGCATTGACCAAGTCCTCCAACGCGAGCGCAACAAGCTGCGCGCGATTCAAGAGATCGCGCGGGCGATCGGCTCGACGCTCGAGCTCGATCCGCTGTTGCACCTGATCGTCGCCACGACCACCGCGCTGATGGAGGCCGAGCGGTCGACCCTCTACCTCGTCGATGCGGACGCCGGGCAGCTCTGGACCCGGGTGGTCGAGGGCGGCGACCTCCGTGAGATCCGCTTGGTGCTGGGCGAGGGCATCGCCGGCTGGGTGGCGAAGACGGGGGTCGTCGTCAACATTCCAGACGCCTACGCTGACGAGCGCTTCTCGCCGGCGGTCGATCGGCGCTCGGGTTACCACACGCGGTCGATCCTCTGCGTGCCGCTGCGCGACCAGCAGGGCGCGACCATTGGCGTGATCCAGGTGCTGAACAAGCGCCGCGGGGTCTTCGATCGCGAGGACGAGGAGCTGCTGCTGGCGCTCGGTGCGCAGGCGGCGCTGGCGCTCGAGAACAGCCGGCTCTACGCGTCGGTGCTCTCGCAGAACGAGGCGCTGCGGCGCACCCAGCAGGCCCTGGAGCGGCGGATGAGCGAGCTCGCGCTCTTGCTGGAGGTGCAGCAACAGCTCGCCGCCGCGACCTCGCTCGACGAGCTATTGCTGGGTCTGCTCACGCTCACAGAGCGCCGTCTGCGCGTGGAGGCCGCCGGAATCCTGCTGCGCCTGCCGGCCGGCGACCGGCTCTATTGCTCGGCAACGCCGCCGACGGGCGGGGCGCCGGTGCTGCTCGGCGCGCCCGTGGCGCAGGCAGAGGGCCTCGCCGGCTGGGTCGCCGAACACCGGCAGGCGCTCAGCATCGACGATGCGACCGCGGAGGGGCGCTTCGTCAGCGAGGTGGCGCAGCGGCGCGCCCTGCGCCCGCAGAGCGTGCTTTGTGTGCCTTTGCGCGGACAGGAGGAGGCCGTTGGTGCGCTGGAGCTGGTCAATCGCCAGGACGGCGCGGTCTTCGATGCTGCGGACCTGCAGGTCGTGACGCTGATCGCGGGGCGGGTCGCGCCGGCGATCGAGCTGGCCCGCTACCGCGAGCAGCGGCTGCGCGAGGAGCGCTTGGTCGGGGTTGGCCACCTCTTGGCAGGCGTGCTGCACGACCTGCGCACGCCGATGACGGTGATCTCGGGCTTCGCACAGCTGATGGTCGACGCCGATCAGCCGACGCGCGCGGCCTATGCCGAGAACATCCTCTCGCAGTTCGAGGTGATGGCGGCGATGATCCGTGAGGTCCTGTGCTTTGCGCGCGGCGAGAGCCAGCTGCTGGTGCGCAAGGTCTACCTGCGGAAGTTCATGCGCGAGATCGAGGAGCACCTGCGGCACGAGCTCGCGGAGCGGCCGATCGCGCTGCAGTTCGATCTGGCCTATCAGGGGACGGCCCACTTCGACGAGAACAAGCTCCGGCGCGCGCTTCACAACCTGGCGCGCAACGCCGTGCAGGCGATGCCCCAGGGCGGTCGGCTGACCCTGGCGGTAGCGGCCTCCGAGGGTCAGCTGCTGCTGAGCTGCAGCGATACCGGTCTCGGCGTGCCGGAGGAGGTGCGGGATCGCCTCTTCGAGGCCTTCGCCACCGCCGGCAAGGTCGACGGCAGCGGCCTCGGCCTGGCGATCGTCAAGCGCATCGTCGACGAGCACGGCGGTACGGTGCGCTGCGACTCGCGGGCGGGAGAGGGCACCACCTTCACCATCGCGCTGCCCTTGCGTGGCGCGAGGCCGACGGGCGGCTGA
- a CDS encoding GldG family protein — protein sequence MLCWLRSRWRLAASTVGAASERAAALRLVAGLALIAINLGLLNYLGARHYVRADWTGARVYALAETTRRVLTGLRQPVRITVLMAPAAPAADAVDGELRELLRQLARWSTRLQTRFIDVDADPAAATLRAKALGVPRSELREGVVVVSSGGRSRYVPARALAERRSEGGRHVISAFRGESELLAALLAVTQPRAVTVCFTTGHGEASSDSYAPAGYGELADELRRDALRPRELSGTELLGGARGCNVVLIGGPTRLLAARELAALDRFLTGGGRLLVLIGPLLDRGVTRYRGCGIEPWLQTWGVALPRNVVVDPQALPGEQPLLTWGTRDGYSDHPLARVMAGRLTVWPLAREVRPAPEAATTRPGLQVAPLVQSSARGWGEGDLAALRGDRALRFDAGLDGVGPVTVAAAVRWRRARIVVLGSERGVLNDRLGADASRDDNRDLLLSALHWLVEESQRLGIGARTVERTRLIADAGQLRRVWALTVVALPGLALAAALIAWWRRRR from the coding sequence ATGCTTTGCTGGTTACGCAGCCGCTGGCGCTTGGCGGCCTCTACCGTGGGTGCCGCCTCCGAGCGGGCGGCGGCGCTGCGACTGGTCGCGGGGCTGGCGCTGATCGCGATCAACCTCGGGCTGCTCAACTATTTGGGCGCGCGCCACTACGTCCGCGCGGATTGGACTGGCGCTCGGGTCTACGCCCTCGCCGAGACGACCCGCCGCGTGCTCACCGGGCTGCGTCAGCCAGTACGGATCACGGTGCTAATGGCGCCGGCCGCGCCGGCGGCCGACGCTGTCGATGGCGAGCTGCGCGAGCTGCTGCGCCAACTGGCGCGGTGGTCCACGCGGCTGCAGACGCGCTTCATCGATGTCGACGCGGACCCAGCCGCGGCGACGCTGCGCGCGAAGGCGCTGGGCGTGCCGCGATCCGAGCTGCGCGAGGGGGTCGTGGTGGTCTCCAGCGGCGGACGCAGTCGCTACGTGCCAGCGCGCGCGCTGGCCGAAAGGCGCAGCGAGGGCGGCCGGCACGTGATTAGCGCGTTTCGCGGCGAGTCTGAGCTGCTGGCGGCCCTCCTGGCCGTGACGCAGCCGCGCGCCGTCACCGTCTGCTTCACCACGGGGCATGGCGAGGCGTCGAGCGACTCCTACGCACCCGCGGGCTACGGAGAGCTCGCCGACGAGCTACGCCGCGACGCGCTGAGGCCGCGTGAGCTGAGCGGCACCGAGCTGCTCGGCGGCGCCCGCGGATGCAACGTGGTGCTGATCGGCGGGCCGACGCGGCTCCTCGCGGCGCGCGAGCTGGCTGCGCTCGATCGCTTTCTGACGGGCGGCGGCCGACTGCTCGTGTTGATCGGGCCCCTGCTCGACCGTGGCGTGACGCGCTACCGCGGCTGTGGGATCGAACCCTGGCTGCAGACCTGGGGCGTGGCCTTGCCGCGCAATGTCGTCGTCGATCCGCAGGCGCTGCCTGGCGAGCAGCCGCTGCTGACCTGGGGTACGCGCGATGGCTATAGCGATCATCCGCTGGCGCGGGTGATGGCGGGACGGCTGACGGTCTGGCCGCTCGCGCGCGAGGTGCGTCCGGCCCCCGAGGCGGCCACGACGCGGCCCGGGCTGCAGGTCGCCCCCCTCGTGCAGAGCAGCGCGCGCGGCTGGGGGGAGGGTGACCTGGCCGCGCTGCGCGGCGATCGCGCCCTGCGCTTCGACGCCGGGCTGGACGGCGTCGGGCCGGTGACGGTGGCGGCGGCCGTGCGTTGGCGTCGGGCCCGGATCGTCGTGCTGGGAAGCGAGCGTGGTGTGCTCAATGACCGACTGGGCGCGGATGCGTCGCGTGACGACAACCGCGACCTCTTGCTTTCCGCGCTGCATTGGCTGGTCGAGGAGTCGCAGCGGCTGGGGATCGGAGCGCGGACGGTGGAGCGCACGCGCCTGATCGCGGATGCGGGTCAGCTGCGCCGGGTCTGGGCGCTGACCGTCGTGGCGCTGCCGGGCTTGGCGTTGGCCGCGGCGTTGATCGCCTGGTGGCGTCGGAGGCGTTGA
- a CDS encoding phosphoribosylformylglycinamidine synthase subunit PurQ — MASSTVHVLLPTGLGINCEAETAHAFALAGAQVDALHVNDLIAQPERLARAQLLVLAGGFSFGDHLGAGRALANRLRCRLAAPLERFIADGGLVLGICNGFQTMVRLGLLPEGRLGPQRCTLAHNRHGTFYDGWVTVGCEGNSPCLYTRGLERLELPVRHGEGRLLAPAALVARLEEAALIPLRYLDPLSGTPSETFPANPNGSLAAAAGLCDPSGRIFGLMPHPEAFLYAENHPHWRRRPAAAHGDGLQIFVNAVAACRGR, encoded by the coding sequence GTGGCGTCTAGCACCGTGCATGTCCTGCTCCCGACCGGTCTCGGCATCAACTGCGAGGCCGAGACGGCGCATGCCTTTGCCCTCGCGGGCGCACAGGTCGACGCGCTTCACGTCAACGATCTGATCGCCCAGCCCGAGCGCCTGGCGCGGGCCCAGCTCCTCGTGCTGGCCGGCGGCTTCTCCTTCGGCGACCACCTCGGCGCCGGACGCGCGCTCGCCAACCGGCTGCGCTGCCGCCTCGCCGCGCCGCTCGAGCGCTTCATCGCCGACGGTGGGCTCGTCCTCGGCATTTGCAATGGCTTCCAAACGATGGTGCGGCTCGGTCTCCTCCCCGAGGGTCGTCTGGGGCCACAGCGCTGCACGCTGGCGCATAACCGTCACGGTACCTTCTACGACGGCTGGGTCACCGTCGGCTGCGAGGGCAACTCGCCCTGCCTCTACACGCGCGGCCTAGAGCGCCTCGAGCTGCCGGTGCGCCATGGCGAGGGTCGCCTGCTGGCGCCTGCGGCGCTGGTGGCGCGGCTCGAGGAGGCCGCGTTGATCCCGCTGCGCTACCTCGATCCCCTCAGCGGCACGCCGAGCGAGACCTTCCCCGCCAACCCCAACGGATCGCTGGCGGCGGCGGCCGGGCTCTGCGATCCGAGCGGTCGTATCTTTGGGTTGATGCCCCATCCGGAGGCCTTCCTCTACGCCGAGAACCATCCGCATTGGCGTCGCCGTCCGGCGGCGGCCCACGGCGACGGGCTCCAGATCTTCGTCAACGCCGTGGCGGCCTGTCGCGGCCGCTGA
- a CDS encoding ATP-binding cassette domain-containing protein — translation MDAARPPATTLLEVDALSKRLAGRTVIDRVSFGVAAGQAVGLLGPNGAGKTTCMRVICGYLAPSGGRVRIGGCDVLRDGLAARRLVGYLPEHAPLYPELRVREQLAYRARLGGLRGRRVRAEVERVIERCGLRAVDRRVIGQLSRGYRQRVGLAQALLGAPPLLVLDEPTAGLDPNQLEAVRELIRSLAGTQAVLLSSHLLAEVEAICSELVLIDHGVVVAQGALAALSEGDGGVLVVTIRGASAAVRARLETLPGVGVLDAIELAGRPGVGRYRLSGASARATREGLAQSVVAAGWGLQELRVERTPLAQAFADLTRGDAARDARAGER, via the coding sequence GTGGACGCTGCACGGCCCCCGGCGACGACGCTGCTCGAGGTCGACGCCTTGAGCAAGCGGCTCGCCGGTCGCACGGTGATCGATCGCGTCAGCTTTGGCGTGGCGGCCGGCCAGGCGGTCGGCCTGCTGGGGCCGAACGGCGCCGGCAAGACAACGTGCATGCGCGTGATTTGCGGCTACCTCGCGCCGAGCGGCGGGCGGGTGCGCATCGGCGGCTGCGATGTGTTGCGCGACGGGCTCGCGGCGCGGCGGCTGGTCGGCTATCTGCCGGAGCACGCGCCGCTCTACCCGGAGCTGCGGGTCAGGGAGCAGCTCGCCTATCGCGCGCGGCTGGGTGGCCTGCGCGGACGCAGGGTGCGGGCGGAGGTCGAGCGGGTGATCGAGCGCTGCGGCCTCCGCGCGGTCGATCGCCGGGTGATCGGACAGCTCTCGCGTGGCTACCGTCAACGCGTCGGCCTGGCGCAGGCCCTGCTCGGTGCGCCGCCCCTGCTCGTGCTCGATGAGCCGACGGCCGGGCTCGATCCGAATCAACTCGAGGCGGTGCGCGAGCTGATTCGCTCGCTCGCCGGCACGCAGGCCGTCCTGCTCTCGAGCCACCTACTGGCAGAGGTCGAGGCGATCTGCAGCGAGCTGGTGTTGATCGATCACGGCGTCGTCGTGGCGCAGGGCGCGCTCGCTGCGCTGAGCGAGGGTGACGGTGGCGTGCTCGTGGTGACCATCCGCGGGGCCAGCGCCGCGGTGCGGGCCCGGCTGGAGACGCTGCCCGGGGTCGGCGTCCTCGACGCGATCGAGCTCGCCGGCAGGCCGGGCGTCGGGCGCTACCGCCTCTCCGGCGCCAGCGCCCGCGCCACGCGCGAAGGCTTGGCGCAGTCGGTCGTGGCGGCGGGCTGGGGGCTGCAGGAGCTGCGCGTCGAGCGCACGCCCTTGGCGCAGGCCTTCGCCGACCTGACGCGCGGCGACGCGGCGCGCGACGCCCGAGCTGGAGAACGCTAA